The region GCCTCTGGAAGCGACTATCCCTGGCCTGCAGGATTTCCAGGGCGAAGTGATTCACCCCCAATATTGGCCCGAGAAGTTTGATGCCCTTGGAAAGAAGATAGTAATAATCGGCAGTGGGGCGACAGCTGTGACGTTGGTCCCATCCCTCGCTGAGGATGCCTGTTCGGTGACGATGTTACAGCGAAGCCCGACATATCTTGCCTCTGTCCCCAATGCACGCCGCCAACCGCAGTGGGCCAGCCTGATCCCAAAGTCCGTGTTGTACTACATTCGCCGCTGTTGGTACTTGACGGTGCCTCAGTTATTTTATCAGTTTTGTCGAAAGTTTCCTGCTGTCGCGAAATTCGTGCTCCAAAATGGCATGAAGGCGCAGCTTCCTCATAACACGCCCCTCGCTCCTCATTTCAGCCCTCGCTACAATCCCTGGCAGCAAAGACTCTGTTTCTGTCCAGATGGAGACTTCTTCAGGGCCCTCAGATCCACAAAAGCCAGGGTCGAAACTGGAGTGATCGAAcgggttgaggaggatggtATCCAACTGGTCTCAGGTAAGAGACTCGACGCCGATGTCATTGTCACTGCAACCGgcctgcagatgcagcttTTCGGCGGTATTCCCATCTATATCAACggtgagaagctggatcCATCGCAGAAGTATATGTGGAATGGCCTGATGCTGGAGGATCTACCGAATGCGATTCTTGTTATGGGGTTTAGCAATGCTTCCTGGACACTTGGGGCCGACCTCGCTATGCGGGTCACCTGCAAGATCGTGGAGCATATGAACCGTCAAAGTTTGACGTTTGTGATGCCAACCCTAGGCGAGAAACGAACTTGCATACAGACCCGAACAGTCATGGACCTCACATCTACGTACATCAAGCGCGCCGCAAAGGACATGCCGAGAGCCTCTGAACGAAGGCCGTGGGTGTCGCGAGTTAGCTACTTTTCTGATCTTTACTTTGCAACCTTTGGCGATTTTACCGACGGCCTGGCTTTTTCTTGAGTAGGGAATATACCTTTTGGAATGCATTTGAGTTTCAACGTATACATCATATAACCATCCGGGAGAATCCATATATAAGTCTGGACCCTATAGCACCTCTTGTCGCAGCCCGTAGATGTCAGTTTGATCTGAATGCTAGTAGTGTTATCTCACGCCGCCTAAAGATTCTGGATAAGATGCCCGTTGATCTAAACAGGGATATCATCACTAAATAGCTTCTCAGTACACGATATGAGTACTTGCTGATCTATCGCCACTGGAAGACTGAAATACGGTGTGAAGCTGGCAAGTGCAGCTGAGACATAGCTTTAGTCATTCCGATTGTTGAATCATCCAACACCCTTCTAAGCAACACCATTGTGCAGTTAACTCGATCCTAGTACTTGACATGCTCTTGTAGATGCATCTGGACCTAAGGCAGGAGAGCTCGAAAGCACGTAACATCCCTAGTGTTCATTGCAGACACCTGGACAGAGATGCGTTGTATACCAAGAGCAAGCACTAGAAACTGTCAGTTGCAGTAAAAATATATGCGCTAACCTCTATGCAGTCTATATGCAATCTATATACAGTCTATAGCAATCTATATGCGGTCTACGACAAATTTCAGCGCGCGATGCCTTGACACAAATGATAAACAAGTAATGGAAAATTCACAGATTTGCACCCAACCTCACCCTGTACACACaacctctgcctctgctttcGATGGAGCGTCCCATCCAAGCGAAACTATAAGCCAACAGCTCAAACCATAAAGCATTTGCCAGAAGGGCTGATGGATCACCCTACTCTGCCTTCTTCGACGCCTTGGTTctcaacttcatcaaggcAAACACCAACGCGTACCCACTGATAGCAAAGATCACACAGATACCCGCATCTCTCCAGCCGTAGTAGTAGTGCTTGATGTTCAGCGTCGTCAAGAAGTCACTCCCATCGCGAAATTGGCACACCCTGCAGTCAGACGTCGCCTCTGGATTCGCGAGGTTAATCGCCCAACCAGAACCAGTGACGTAGTCCTTGAGATATTCGGCACAGGTCCCGTTCACAGGATCAAAGCGCGCGTACTCATCATCATTGCAAATGACATTGTTGCCCCAGATACCGAAGGTCAGCATGCCAGAAACAACATAGTTGAAAGGGTTGAGGTAGTACAGCCAGTACTTCCAGAAGACGTTCATCTGGGTGTATGGGACGAAGACGCCGCAGAAGAGAACCAGGATAGAGATGATCAATGGGTTCACGAGTGCTGCAAACGTTGCGTTGGGAGCAATTGCCGCGATGGTTTGACCAATGCCGGTGTAGATGAACTCGTAGATGAGCATGATGAAGAACGTTGATCCTGCTCTGCTGGAGTCATACGGAAGCTTGACACAGTAGTACCAGCAAAGGAAGTAGAGCACTGCGCAGACACAAAGATAGGGGAATTCGCTAACAATAAGACCAATCACAAAACTGATCCACGAATACATCTTGGACTTCTTTTCACGCGCGTCGTAGATGTTTCGGcgctggatgaagagtggCTGAAGCTGGTTGATCACACCGGGGGCGACGAACACGAAATTGAATATCGAGAACATCTTCAGGTTCAGGTCACTCACACCTGTCTTGGGTCCTGCTCTCCAGAATGAAAACCCGTTTAGCAAGGCGGAGATGATATGTAGACTGAATTTGTTGTTGATGTAGTTAGTGTTTCGATATAAGGAGACGTTCATGCGGTGGGTGACGATTTTGATCTGCTCCCATAGAGGCATCGAGAACTCGAATCCGTCATCATGTGTCCCGGGGGGCTTAGAGGCTGCGTCGGCGATCatatcctccagatccttgaTCATTTTAGCATTCTCCGGTGATTCAAGCCAGATCTGGTGCCAGTCGTTGTCCTTCACCTCTGGGATAGCGCCAGTGACAACGTCAATCATGAACTCGGCCGGGTTGGCCTCGACAGGACACTGTGCGCCATATTTGCCAAAGTACTGCTTGATTGTGCGTCCGTTCTCGCCAATGTCTCCAAAGTACACGGTCTTACCACCCCTCGCCAGTAGAAGGAGAGTGTCGAACTCGGCGAAGAGCTGGGCGGACGGTTGATGGATAGTAACCAGGATAGCTTGCCCAATATCTGCAAGTTTTCTCAGGAATCGGACTGTATTATAGGCCGACTGCCCGTCAAGCCCAGAGGTAGGTTCATCtaagaagatcaagatgcTGGGTTTCGCAACAAGTTCAACACCAATTGTGACACGCTTTCTCTGCTCGACGCTGAGGCCGTTTCCAACCCCCCCAATCAAGGTATCTGCCAgatcctgaagctcaaggagatTGATGATGGTGTCAACGTATTTCAACTTTTCCTCTCTGGGGGTGGTCCTAGGTTGACGAAGCAAGGCAGAAAACTCCAATGCTTCTCGGACAGTAGCATATTCCTCGTGTATGTCCAATTGCTCACAGTATCCAGCAGATCGCTGGAAGGAAACAGGGAGAGGTCTTCCGTCCACCATGATAGAGCCTTTGATAGTACCGTCGGTCTTGCGCTGCGCCAAAACATCCAGTAGCGTCGTTTTGCCTGCACCAGACGATCCCATGAGAGCACCCAGCATTCCGGGCTTTACATAGccattgaccttgtccaAGAGCACACGTTCACCGGTAGGGGTGTTTACAGTATATGTCAAATTCTGCCAGGTGAAGATAGACGTGTTGCGCGAGATATTCCCTTCATCCAGCGATGTATCACCACCGTCTCGGGCGGTGGCTGCTCCAACCTGCGACTGGGACTCTTCATCCTTGTGTCTTTGAtgctgcttgatcttctctcGGGGCACGAAGAGGGTCGAACCGCTGCCAGCCCCTGCATTCCAGAAGGTAGTGAAAATGATCGTCAAAACGGCAAAGAGGCCCCAGAAACCCCAGACCACACCGTAGTTTCGCCAAAGCTGCGTAAATTTGTAGTGTAAGGAGCCGAGATACTGATCTCCAGTAACATAAGCAGCACCAGGGAGTGCACCGCCAACACCAGCGCAGGCTTGGTGGCCGGCACCCACGTCTTCGTATCCAGGGCCGCTTGGTATAAGGTTTTCGCCGACGCAAGCGATGTGCTGATCGTGAAATTCATTGGAGAGGGCAGCTTGAAAGGCGTAGGCGAACGGATTAGTGTAGTATAATTCGACGAACCAGTTCCTGACATCAGGCTTGGGAATCATGTAACCGGCGTACATGACGATGCCTTTTACAGCCGTACCTGAGATTTTGGATGCAGCTTCGAATGTCTTGAAAGCGGCGCCGATGCAGCGGAACATTGCTGTCAAGCACTATTGAACAACGTGGGTTAGCAAGGTTGTCATTTCCCATTTCGGCTTTTAAGACTTACCAGAGTAATTGTGAACAGGATGGCCCAAAACGtgaagaaagcagcagcagtatgTTTTAGTCCGATCATCCAGTACATCACGACACTGAATATTGTACATTGGAAAAGCAGGACAGGGAAATCAGCCATAATCTGAGCTAAACAGAATGCTGCTGGGTGGTACATGGCAAACGACTTGTGCTTCACCAGCACAGGGCGACCCTTGAAGGACTCGGTGACTTCAGACATGGCGACAATGTTGTTATATAGTACAGCAAAGAAGACACCACCTCCCTTAATGAACAATCCTGAGGAATCGTCGGGAGCATCGTAGAAACAGGATCCTGCAATCAACGCCATAGCCAGAGATAGAACTTGTTTCATCAGGAACGTGGACTTTTCACCCCAGAGAATCTGATATTGACGGATGGTGCATGCAAGCAGTTGTGACCAGAAGCCGACGGTCAACGAGCTTCCTTTGGGgagctctttggcttgttcCCATGCGACGGACTCTTTGAACGCCTCTGTTCTCTCTTTGGCTAGCGGTGTCTGCGGATAGTCGTACTCCGCGATCATCTGGCTGTAAATTGGCGATTTCTCGTACAAGGCCCTAATCTCGTCGGCATTCCTGGGAAAGCGGCTCTCGTAGCCAGGCTTAATTCTGCGCTCAGTCGGGACTGTGACACCGGTCAAAAAGTCGCCTGTTATCTCTTGTTAGAAACGAGATTTATCAAGACTTTGTATGCCACTCACCGATATTTCCACCCTCAGTATAGACAAACCCTAGTTCTTCCATGAACGGCTTCGCTTCTGCCGCTGGCCCATAGTATATCTGCTTCCCCTCGTCCAGGACAAGGACCTTGTCGAAGAGGTTGTAAATGCCATTTCCCGCTTGATAGAGCGTGACGATCGTCGCTAACCCGTTGACATCGGTCATTGCTCTCAATGCTTTCGCCCACTCCAGCGAAGTGCTTGCGTCGAGTCCACGGGTGCTGTTATCCCAACAGAACACTGATCCCCGCGTTGCCAGGCACTCAATGATAGAAACACCTTTTATAATCAGTTCTTGGCTCTTGAAAATGGTCAATTGTAACTCACGTTTTCGCTCGCCGCCGGATACACCACGCACAAACTCATTACCGACCTTCGTATGTGCAGTGTGTGAAATTCCCATGGACTCTAGGAGAAAGTCCTTGGTTTCTTTAACATACCCATCTATCGAGTCTGCTCCATCCGGAAGATGCGCGGGAACCTTGAGCTTCGTTGCAAAGTCCATAGTGGCCCCTACCTGGAGGTGCGGGTAGAagagctcctcctccgtgTTCATCACAATCTGCCCCCTATACCTTTCAGCTTCCTTAGGATCCATGGTCCCGAATCGAACATCACCCTTGATCATGCGATATCCCTGACGCCGATTCGACAGGAGGTTCAGAAGCGTTGTGCAACCGGATCCTGGCCGgccaagcacaagcagcATCTCACCAGGTTTGACACAGCCATGAGAGTCCGAGAGGATCGGACGCACAGGCGGCTTCCGGAAATAATCCTTTGCAACCTGAGGGATGTTGAACTGGGAGAACAGGTTCTCGTTGACGGAGGCCTCGGCGGTAGGAACCTCGACGGAGAGACCCTGCCATGTCACACCCAGCTCACGCGGCTTGTAGCCAGCCGCTCGGTCACGGTCTCGGTTCTTGACGACTTGGTCTGTTAACCGCCATGTTGTATTCTTCACTGGCGCTGTTGATGTCGTGGGGGGATACGGGTGGGCGAGGGCGAGCGTCTCTGTGCTTGTTGCTCctgtgggggtgcctggTGGAACGACGAGGGTATCGTGGCTGTCTGCTACGCGCTTTTCCTGACTATAGACTTGGTGCAGGTTCGAAGCGGGAGtctgctccttctccggGGGGCCGTCGTTGTCCATTGTCGATAATGAAAGTTGAAGCCGAATAAAAACTGGAAGAATATACTATAAAGGAAATTTTGAATAAAGGACTGAatatgaagaagaggggagatGTCTGTAACTAGATCAAAGggaagggagaaagaatgaaACAGTGGGTTAGTATTCCAGGGGATAGTAAACTACATGGGGACCCTCGAGTGATATACTACTGGGATCAGGATAATCGGATCGTTGATTCAGGTTGCAATCAGGTACCATAGCGTTCTACTAGGTGTCATCAAGCCCACGGCACGAAGCCGATCTCCCCGGGGTGGATATCAGGGGGATGAAAGGGGCCGGTCCTCCATAAAGAAAAAGCCTCACCATCATGTTGCCGGTTTGGGATTTTGGACGAAACCGAACAATAGATTAGTGCAAGAGGCGTATATGCACCGGCCCGATCAGCCTCAGGATTCGGCAACGGCTGCAGGCACATTTTGCATCACATCGGCCTCGGCGGCCTAGACTTGGCATATGGCATCTAGCAGCTGGATCGTGCGGACAATCCAGAAACAAGCTTTGTCCTTTGCCATTTGCCACACTCAGAATGTTAGAGACGTGTTGTTATTGGGTACCAGGGCGAGAGAGTGGGATATTGCCACCGAGACTGGAAGGACGCAGACTCGAACTCGGCGCACGGCGCGAGGAAACCGGTCCTTGCCGGCCTATCCGGCTCTGGATGGAGCTCTGGCTGGGACTCGGATGAGGCGGATCAAGCAGCAACCAACTATTAATAGCCCTCTAGCCCTCCGAGAGGACAAGAGTTTTGCCGGACTGCATAACACCAGGTATAACGGTTATATTGTTGCTTATGACTGCTTCACAGGGCATAACATCAGCTGGACGAGAATTTCAGTACTGACCCAGGTCGTCCAAAGCCCACTTTTTCGTTGGAGGCTGAACTTCTGAGACAGCACGACATCCAAAACACATTCCACGTAGCGTTTTGCTGCGTCGGGAAACAGCTGCCGGTCATAATGAATGAGAAGAGCCGCAACTCACAAGATTTGATctgggaagatgcagatcaGAGATAAAATTGCAGTCATTAATTGGTCTACGTCAAGGACTAGGCTAGTTTGCAGTTAGTGCCAGTTACCCCCGTTATAGTGCCCGTCCTACAGCTTTGATGGTTGAAATTGCATTTTGCCTCGTGCCCGCTGTGACTATGGACAAGGTATGACGTCCCAGTGTACTGTCAGCCAGATAGCCAAGCAAGCTAATACATAACAGGCACAACGTCTCGTGAATCGTCTGGGTCCTCTCCACTATGTAAGGGACACTGATTGGCTTGCGGCTATCCGCATCGGATCCACGTATCCATCGTAAGGGACGCAGCCAGAGATGGCAATATGATACAGCATATTATATCAGCTTTTTGCGGACAACTCGGCATGGTTAGGCAGCTGCTTTTTCATTACGCCATTAAGCATATGTTAGTGATGCTCTTAGCAAATTCCCTGCCTACCCAATGCAGTGAAATTCTCCGAATACTATGCTTACTGGCAATCGACGGTCAGTGCTTGTGCAATTTGCAATCTACAGCTCTAGGGTTGATTTCTAGACCTCCTTATCCCATGCCACTACATACGCTGTGAGACTTGAATTGGAGTCTGAAGACTAAATAGTCTACTGTTGTccataaaaaaaaaagcctgGGCCACCAGCCCTGAAGCCGGTTAACAATATCACAACTACAGGAATAAAGTAGAAATGGGTATAGTGACTAATATCTGTTATCACAGAGCGATGCGTTGCTCTATGTAGCCACGTATAAAGAACACGGACTCGTAGCTGGCCTGGTGTCCTTGAGCTATACACATCAAGATGGATGGCAGTACAACAAGCTCCAAACCTCTTACCACATTCAGAGGCGTTCAGACAACAGCTTGGATGATCACAGGTATAAGAGATAAAGAAAGTTACGTGCTTgagtaaatatatatttggcACCGAGGATCTTAGATAGTACATAGTCATGAATTATTGATACACACTTGATTTTGAATTAACCACAATGCGACACGCCCCTGCTGTGATAGAACTAGGACTCACGGGGTCCTTCCTATTTTATCCGTTTGCTGGAACACTAATGTCAGCTGCACCTTGGGATAGGGTTTATGATCTTTCTGTTGGATTATGcgctttcttttttatttctttttcgAAGATCATGTTATGAGTGGGAAAGCACAAATTGGCGGTTGATGTCTTACAGAACAATGGACCGGTTTTCCATTTCTGTCGCCTCTGCAGGGTTGACTCCCGTACTATTACTCTCTATAGACATCTCTAGTTACGTAGTTGTACTTGTTCCACAATAAAAAGATTTCTCGAAAGCTGTAATGATTTTAGGCATATGGAGTGGatgtcacaggctatggcctggagcttggttgtcggccatgccctcaacctagtTCTagataaggtttctgcaacatcagtatacagcctcggaattgcAGCCTCGTAGCTTAGGAAAAGAGATCCGTCGGCATGTAGGTCCGGCGGtatacaggtccgggaacTCAGAAGTCCTGACGTATGATCAgaaaaggttgataaagggaggagggagatatctgcgcttttatctcttgtttctttttctttctctaagcttgtgatactcgtttatacaggacagccagttgaaaataatactgcctacgcccgttacagtGGAAGCCAGAACAGGACTTTCAGTGTGGCTTGCTGAATGTGCAGGATGTACTTATAGTAATGTGCTATAACAGCTGTCATGCAAACTCTCCAATAATCAGGGATATTTCAGCTGCCACAGTACCAAGCTAACTATCCCGCCCCTCGTAATTAGCTTTGGCAGTGGCAGCTGAGCGTCCGGATTAACTGAAGATTTGGATAGGCGACTAGTCTCTGAATAATTTCCCCCTACCAAAAAGAAGCAACAGAGCAATTACTAATGTCCAAGTGAATAGTGATTCCTGAGAATGGATATTTCTTTGTTTTCTGGTTCCATTCAGGCTTTATTCGTGTACTTCTCCCGGCTACATCAAAGAAGTAAGCAAACTATACTCAAACATGTTGGTCCACCCAACCTTTAGGATTTTTCGTATTGATGAATCTCTTGCGCTAACGCCAAGGTAGACTTGCACTGTCATTGCTCTGTTTATGTTTGTGTTTGACTGTAGTTTCGCCCTAGCCACGTCAGACCCAGCCAGCCACAAACACAAACAGGTTACAGCTGAGTGAGTTAGCCTGAAAACACATATAAGAAGCCCATCTATTACCTAGAGTTCATCATTGATCAACCGCAGATTTATCATTGATCAAGCAGTCGCAATCTCCAGACATTCAACCATGGCCTCCAACCACGAATTGCCCGAATATCCTCATGATGAGGCTCTCGTACGCCGCCATGTATCCCTCTCCGCTATGGAGAGCCCTCATAGTCACAGCGCCAGGTAAGTAAAAGACGTATGAGAGAATCTTTCCTGAATATAAGGTGAAGGCATGATTCTTGAAATAACTAACCTGCGCTCCAGATATAACGCGCGCACCAAGACACTGGTAGAGCAATCTGGTGTCCAGGCAGCCGCTTACTACAGCCAGGGCGTGGCTGAGTACAACCGTTTTATGGCATCGGGTGATACGCTCAACATCAAGCTTGGGGCTGTCTGGTCTGGATTCCGCGACGACCCACGGGACCACAACAGTTTGAGCCTCTGGGATGAGCATGGCCATATTTCTCTGCACGTCGCATTCAACCGCTATGATCGGACAATCCGAATCAATACGTGGGATGGGCAGTGGGGAAACGAGATCTATACCTCCTTCCCAGACTCAATCGTTCAAGAGGTACACACGACCATCGCAATCCAGTATTGGGCGCCCGGGTCATATACTATTCACATTGGGGGTATGGGTCTTGATGTAGACGTCCCTAGGCTTAGCGCTCCCAACGCTTTAACGTACCGGGTCTCGCGAAACAATGATGGCATGTTTGGGGGGAAGGTTGACACAACACTGAACTATTAAGTGAATTGCGCAGAATCATGCAGGCTTGACTTGGCCTACGAGGCGGTAGTAGGTTACTCAAGATGATATTTCCGACACATTGTTGATGTCAATCTGAATTCATATTAATATATAACAGGATAGTTACAAGCTAATATCAGCATATACCTGGTCTTTAGTAGTAAGATGAGGCAAGAAATTGGCACGCGACGCAGGTGGTAGTTGTACAGCAGCATATACTCGCGCCACTTTCAGGAGAAACAGCGGGCAACTGGCTTAAGGAGCAAGGCTAGTCTAACAGGATACCTCTGGTGGCCCTGTTATCGTAGCGCTCCGCCAGTTCTGTACTTGGATCTGATATTGGCCTGCCGCAATTATGTACATATGGATAGACCCAATGAATCGTCACTTGTGCAACGTCGTGCACTCTGAAATGCTTGCAATAGCAATTGGAACGCGTGTATTCAGgtgaagctgagaaagaaAATGAATCGAACCTGTCAGAGGTAACGAAAGTACCTCCAAATCAATAACAGTGACGAGTTACCATGTTAAAAGGCACGTGCGCGGTGTATAAAtgggagagaaaaagaagcagtGAAGGCAAGACACCGATTGAATCTGAAGATATAATAGAAAAGAAGTGAGAGAGCCTTTCTTATCTGTCTACACGAGACAGGACCTCAAGTTTCTCACTCACCCTCGACAATAACAAAACCCGTGGCGGGTTCAAGGTCAGATCCCAACTTGCGGGTTGCGCCAAGGTCTAATCTTCACACGGTTCAGGAGCATCAGCTTGATCTACAAATTTTTCCACAGCCCCGCCTACGGCTCTATTCAGTTGAAAAATCCTGGCGGCCTCCGCGGATGGCAGTCGATCTTCGTGGTCGAGGTCCTTTTCGAGAGGCGGGTGCGAAGACCATATTAATGGCAGACAAAAGAGAAAGTATTATCGGCCAGTAAGATACATCGTATCTTTTAGGAAACAGCTAAGTAGTCCCACATTGGGATTACTCTCTTTTCAGAATGAAAACTAATGGCGGGTGGCCGTCGATACTCAAGGTCCCAATACGAGTCATAGTGCATCGCAGAGGACGCTTCAATCTGCGCCTGACTATAGGGAACTCTCATTTAGCCCACGCCATCCATCGTACAACCGTTCAATGGCTCATactcatcatcttctccccCTTCGAGCAGCATACAGGGATCCGTCTCCGCCGCCCACTGCCCATTGATCGGGACCACAAACCCAGTATCATAGGACATTGGACTTATTCAATTCCTCCACCGAAATCTCAACACAGACCGTAAggcttcttcatcaaccatGATACAGAGCCGACCCTGGGTCGTATACGCCCACTCAGCCCGCTCATATATCCCCTCTGCTCTGTCTCCAAAGCTGTCACTGACCACTCTTTTGAAAGCATCTCGTATTAGGGCGGGAGTCACTCCGTCAAACCGGTTCTTGTCCTCTATCACTGTCGGTCGGAAAGAATTACACATGTCGAGACCATCGTAATACACTAACGCTTTGCATACACGCCTCAGGAACCGGCGGAGGAATTTTCCCAGTCCGAGTTACTTTTGTAGGTCGTTCAATAGACGGTATGCCCCAGCATTGAATCCGTCATCTTGCATGTTTCTCCCCATGATGTCGGCTTCGTTGAAGATGAGTGGGAACCACAGAGCCCTCTTGGAGTCTTCAATAACCATGGTTGACGATGTGCACGAAACTGACGCAAGTAGTCTGGCGGCCGAAAGGCAGCCGGAAGAACCTCGGTCTACATCATTCCACACTTGGCAGGCTTCCTGTCCGAGCTGATGGTCTTGAACCCCCACGGTTAGTTCTGAGATGATGCCCTTGGATCCGTATCGTGTATGGACTATCGTGATGCTCCTGATCTCCGCAAATCCTGGAAATACGACGATCTCATCTGGGGCCCGTTTATGAACAAATacgtcttcctcgtcgcggATGCCAGCACTCCCCTTGGATTCCTTGTTGATGAACTTGAGGCTGCTGGGTTTGAGATCAGGGGCATTGACAGTGTTGGCATACATTACTCTGCCACACTCTGGCGCTGGTACCACAACTAGCTCGGTAATGGTGAGATGATCAAGGCCATTTATGATGAATTCTTGTAGGATATGTTAGGATTAGGGCTGATTAGGCGCTGAACGCCATATAATTTACCTAGTATTATATACATCCAAGTGGGCAATTACTTGAAGTATATCCCAGCACAATTTGCAACAACGACGGAGCACCATCGATAGAATCAACCAACCAGTCGCCCCACGGCAGGAAAGCGCCGCCCCTTCCACCTGATCTACCTAGTAATAGTCTTCTCCCTTTGACAGAGCCACCACTGACCCCTTGGTTCCAAATGCTGCGTGCTTATGCCGCTGACCGGGGCTCTCGATCTCCCCATATTGCAACAGGACCTTCCCAATCTCCTTTTCTAACGGCTCTGCTCCCAGACAATGGCCGACAGCCAGACGGTCCAAATCCGGATTCCGCGTCGTCATCAGAACACTTGAAAATGAGGTTCTCTGTGAGACACCATTTCGCCGCAAGGCAAAGAATCCAATAATAATGCAAGCAACAGTAACACCAAGCGCAGTCATATAGGCTAATATCAGGTACTCCTGATCATAAATGTAGAAGTTGCGCGAGGTCAAATCCAGCACATCAACAGTGGTGTTTGCGGCATTaaggctgaggagattgtAGGTGAGATTGTGTGAGAGATCTTCAATTGCTCGCGCCAGCGTTCTGTTCCGGCAAGAAGTCATTAAGCTGTTGCCATAAAGATAATCACTGTTACTGCCATTCCACATCTCTGGACATGCAAAGAGACCAGTCTGTGCAATGGACAACTTGGTAAATGCTGTCTGTGAGGTAATGTTCTCTCTCACTGACCCTGAAACACCAGTGCGCAAGTTACCCTGGATAAGGCCAGAAAATAGCATATGTACCACGTAGAACCCCCCATTGACTGTCGGATCGCTATTCTGGAGTAGAGAGTAAGTACCAGCTTCTGAGCTCCAGTTAGAATAGGCAATGTGATCGACTGATATAGGTGTCAGGGTCTGAATGCCGTCGTTGAAAGTAAGGCTGACCATGTAGGAGGTATTccagagctggcagacaagctcagTTGGTTGAGAGGCATTATTATTCCACAGTGGGTTCTGCCCTGCAGCCCATATAAAAAAGTGTATTGTTAAGATCATGAGGAGCAGCCCCAGAGTAGACTTCTAGTGGCCAGTCTGTTTTGTTTCCAATCTCACTATCCCATAGTCCCTGGCTCAACCCGTGCACGTTCAAGAGAGCTTCGCTGAGGCTCTGGCACTTGTAGGAAGGGCCCCAGAATTCTAACAAGTAGGACGAATTTGGGAACGGTGCAGGGACTGGAAGTACTTGCATAGATGAGGCAGTCACTGTAAAGAGGCGGCTGAGATTTGGTGAGGGGGCATTAATGCGTCCTGCTCCTTCTAATGCCGC is a window of Aspergillus nidulans FGSC A4 chromosome VI DNA encoding:
- a CDS encoding flavin-containing monooxygenase (transcript_id=CADANIAT00009813) — encoded protein: MPSSSWRGYILWATLCAWIAKISGQSSKYPHIDKMTSASFDFLIIGAGISGINAAYRLQSAFPHRRFAILEARNSIGGTWDLFRYPGIRSDSDLYTFGLEWFHWNQSNPIAEGGDILRYLNDAAAAAANITQHIRFNTPVKSAHWDGHQWTLDIESNGTAEKLRAQFVIFATGYYDYHKPLEATIPGLQDFQGEVIHPQYWPEKFDALGKKIVIIGSGATAVTLVPSLAEDACSVTMLQRSPTYLASVPNARRQPQWASLIPKSVLYYIRRCWYLTVPQLFYQFCRKFPAVAKFVLQNGMKAQLPHNTPLAPHFSPRYNPWQQRLCFCPDGDFFRALRSTKARVETGVIERVEEDGIQLVSGKRLDADVIVTATGLQMQLFGGIPIYINGEKLDPSQKYMWNGLMLEDLPNAILVMGFSNASWTLGADLAMRVTCKIVEHMNRQSLTFVMPTLGEKRTCIQTRTVMDLTSTYIKRAAKDMPRASERRPWVSRVSYFSDLYFATFGDFTDGLAFS
- a CDS encoding uncharacterized protein (transcript_id=CADANIAT00009814), giving the protein MDNDGPPEKEQTPASNLHQVYSQEKRVADSHDTLVVPPGTPTGATSTETLALAHPYPPTTSTAPVKNTTWRLTDQVVKNRDRDRAAGYKPRELGVTWQGLSVEVPTAEASVNENLFSQFNIPQVAKDYFRKPPVRPILSDSHGCVKPGEMLLVLGRPGSGCTTLLNLLSNRRQGYRMIKGDVRFGTMDPKEAERYRGQIVMNTEEELFYPHLQVGATMDFATKLKVPAHLPDGADSIDGYVKETKDFLLESMGISHTAHTKVGNEFVRGVSGGERKRVSIIECLATRGSVFCWDNSTRGLDASTSLEWAKALRAMTDVNGLATIVTLYQAGNGIYNLFDKVLVLDEGKQIYYGPAAEAKPFMEELGFVYTEGGNIGDFLTGVTVPTERRIKPGYESRFPRNADEIRALYEKSPIYSQMIAEYDYPQTPLAKERTEAFKESVAWEQAKELPKGSSLTVGFWSQLLACTIRQYQILWGEKSTFLMKQVLSLAMALIAGSCFYDAPDDSSGLFIKGGGVFFAVLYNNIVAMSEVTESFKGRPVLVKHKSFAMYHPAAFCLAQIMADFPVLLFQCTIFSVVMYWMIGLKHTAAAFFTFWAILFTITLCLTAMFRCIGAAFKTFEAASKISGTAVKGIVMYAGYMIPKPDVRNWFVELYYTNPFAYAFQAALSNEFHDQHIACVGENLIPSGPGYEDVGAGHQACAGVGGALPGAAYVTGDQYLGSLHYKFTQLWRNYGVVWGFWGLFAVLTIIFTTFWNAGAGSGSTLFVPREKIKQHQRHKDEESQSQVGAATARDGGDTSLDEGNISRNTSIFTWQNLTYTVNTPTGERVLLDKVNGYVKPGMLGALMGSSGAGKTTLLDVLAQRKTDGTIKGSIMVDGRPLPVSFQRSAGYCEQLDIHEEYATVREALEFSALLRQPRTTPREEKLKYVDTIINLLELQDLADTLIGGVGNGLSVEQRKRVTIGVELVAKPSILIFLDEPTSGLDGQSAYNTVRFLRKLADIGQAILVTIHQPSAQLFAEFDTLLLLARGGKTVYFGDIGENGRTIKQYFGKYGAQCPVEANPAEFMIDVVTGAIPEVKDNDWHQIWLESPENAKMIKDLEDMIADAASKPPGTHDDGFEFSMPLWEQIKIVTHRMNVSLYRNTNYINNKFSLHIISALLNGFSFWRAGPKTGVSDLNLKMFSIFNFVFVAPGVINQLQPLFIQRRNIYDAREKKSKMYSWISFVIGLIVSEFPYLCVCAVLYFLCWYYCVKLPYDSSRAGSTFFIMLIYEFIYTGIGQTIAAIAPNATFAALVNPLIISILVLFCGVFVPYTQMNVFWKYWLYYLNPFNYVVSGMLTFGIWGNNVICNDDEYARFDPVNGTCAEYLKDYVTGSGWAINLANPEATSDCRVCQFRDGSDFLTTLNIKHYYYGWRDAGICVIFAISGLHRVLALGIQRISVQVSAMNTRDVTCFRALLP